A window from Peromyscus eremicus chromosome 1, PerEre_H2_v1, whole genome shotgun sequence encodes these proteins:
- the Ubqlnl gene encoding LOW QUALITY PROTEIN: ubiquilin-like protein (The sequence of the model RefSeq protein was modified relative to this genomic sequence to represent the inferred CDS: substituted 1 base at 1 genomic stop codon) yields the protein MLRIIPXTPRMPQSRRPAGTPADGNISPSVIRVTVKTPGHQNSFAVAGDISVSQLKEKLSAHFRCQMDQLVLVFMGRLLKDHDILSQRGITDGHTIHVVIKSEHGSRFLPHSFRNLLTNNPCHQDGSTKENSSRVCQSAGTGQTKVESSLLTESDAPKVGTQNPEEDSSEHIIQMLENLCVQRMLSSVALMRQLISEHPDAQDVIQQNSEVSHLLDNSEILCQTLELARHLAIIQEIMQIYQPAQNLEHPPNPQPYLGFETIPNGNNALGQSYDFNDQMLNDMQHLLGGNSFTALLAGQVPEQVQTPLSPLPSEGQWDQPPTAQVTYANSCGLSSITPTNATLNNSNHASKENPATVTTKGQSHVCAVEQTAGISALPCTAVTQELQEDDKDTTIPLGSSDQWLEGDLQQSDEQTSSQITGGMIQLLRNYPHMAAQMLLLMNMPHQNEQWSPQSPPSLQSSQLSDLLLALANPKASQAILQIEHGLQLLATEAPILLPCIEPYLWGLGWLFPSSCSNPDTVPWTPNVPDMAEPQWPECCPKSGTAQERLQPLSEDPSCSLPAPEVRFSKQMEQLQAMGFVNYTANLQALIATDGDTNAAIHKLKRSQGM from the coding sequence ATGCTGCGTATCATCCCTTGAACACCTAGGATGCCCCAGAGCAGACGTCCTGCAGGCACGCCTGCAGATGGGAATATCTCTCCAAGTGTTATCCGAGTGACTGTGAAGACGCCAGGCCACCAGAACAGCTTTGCAGTAGCTGGTGACATCTCCGTGAGTCAACTCAAGGAGAAGCTATCTGCTCACTTCAGATGCCAAATGGACCAACTGGTCCTGGTTTTTATGGGCCGCCTTCTCAAAGACCATGACATACTGAGCCAGAGGGGCATCACCGATGGCCATACCATCCACGTGGTCATCAAGTCCGAGCATGgctccagattcctgcctcaTTCTTTCCGGAACCTGTTAACCAACAATCCCTGCCATCAAGACGGAAGCACCAAAGAAAACAGCAGTAGGGTGTGCCAATCTGCAGGCACAGGTCAAACCAAAGTGGAATCATCCCTCCTCACGGAGTCTGATGCACCCAAGGTGGGTACTCAAAACCCAGAAGAGGATAGTTCAGAGCATATTATACAGATGCTGGAGAATCTTTGTGTTCAGAGAATGTTGtccagtgtagctttgatgcGTCAGCTGATCTCAGAACATCCAGATGCACAAGACGTGATACAGCAGAACTCAGAAGTCTCCCATCTCCTTGACAATTCTGAAATCCTATGCCAGACTCTGGAGCTGGCCAGGCACCTTGCCATTATCCAAGAGATCATGCAGATTTATCAGCCAGCACAGAACCTTGAGCACCCACCCAACCCACAGCCATACTTGGGCTTTGAGACAATTCCAAATGGGAACAATGCCCTGGGCCAGAGCTATGATTTCAATGATCAAATGCTCAATGACATGCAACATCTTTTAGGGGGCAACTCTTTTACAGCCCTTCTGGCTGGACAAGTACCAGAACAAGTCCAGACTCCTCTATCCCCACTGCCATCTGAGGGACAATGGGACCAACCCCCTACTGCCCAAGTCACTTATGCTAATTCTTGTGGTTTATCATCAATCACCCCAACAAATGCTACTCTAAACAATTCCAACCATGCTTCCAAGGAAAATCCAGCCACAGTCACCACCAAGGGCCAAAGCCATGTCTGTGCTGTTGAGCAGACAGCTGGGATTTCAGCCTTACCCTGCACAGCAGTCACTCAGGAGCTTCAGGAAGATGATAAGGATACTACCATCCCTCTAGGTAGCTCTGACCAGTGGTTAGAGGGAGATCTCCAGCAGTCAGATGAGCAGACCAGCTCTCAGATCACAGGAGGAATGATCCAATTGCTTAGAAACTACCCACATATGGCAGCTCAGATGCTGCTGCTTATGAATATGCCCCATCAGAACGAACAGTGGAGCCCACAATCTCCTCCATCCTTGCAGTCATCACAACTTTCTGACTTGCTTTTAGCCCTAGCCAACCCCAAAGCATCACAGGCAATATTGCAAATTGAGCATGGTCTGCAGCTGTTGGCTACAGAGGCTCCTATTCTTTTGCCATGCATTGAACCTTACTTATGGGGTCTAGGTTGGCTTTTTCCTTCCAGCTGTAGCAACCCTGATACAGTGCCTTGGACCCCGAATGTGCCAGACATGGCTGAGCCTCAGTGGCCTGAATGCTGCCCCAAATCTGGAACAGCCCAGGAGAGATTACAGCCCCTATCTGAAgacccttcctgttcccttccaGCCCCTGAGGTTCGTTTCAGCAAACAGATGGAACAGCTCCAGGCCATGGGATTTGTGAATTACACTGCCAATCTGCAAGCACTCATTGCTACTGATGGTGACACAAATGCTGCTATTCACAAGCTCAAGAGATCTCAGGGAATGTAG
- the Ubqln3 gene encoding ubiquilin-3, with translation MAKSGEALPQGIPAPAQDSHLIRVTVKTPKDKEDFSVVDTCTIRQLKEEISHRFKAHPNQLVLIFAGKILKDPDSLAQCGVRDGLTVHLVIKMQRRTTGTECPASPVSTPGPNPGVLHQSSSVYPVDGSPSFNLGVLTGLSGLGLTSGNFSDQPGSLMWQHISVSELVAQLVDDPFIQGLLSNTGLVRQLVLDNPHMQQLIQQNPEIGHILNNPEIMRQTMEFLRNPSMMQEMMRSQDRALSNLESIPGGYNVLCTMYTDIMDPMLNAVQEQFGGNPFATTTASTTTTSSQPSRTENCDPLPNPWTSTYGVSGGRQRRQPGDQDASESRSRLPSFLGYIGLFDYLQQLHETSQSLGPFLQGTVSTPSPSQEAPLSGNRVPPTLPSSPKPGSGQPLPKESVAIKGKSSCPAFLRQSSENSTGQGRSLHDAGKGSTGPSTSLPNLNSQIRDSANRSPFVPTLSSLVAVTAGVPESPWLPTTGYPRTLRPAGTNQVPLTQNEIHQQLPLLLHLQAAMANPRVMQALLQIEQGLQILATEAPRLLLWFMPCLTGLSGVSGSTESREGAVISEDPHTAPAPQVSQAQGSAELGFHSTPFLQVLQALATTNPQQLQLEAHFRVQLEQLRAMGFLNLEANLQALIATGGDVDAAVEKLRKS, from the coding sequence ATGGCTAAAAGTGGAGAGGCTCTACCACAGGGCATTCCAGCGCCAGCCCAGGATTCCCACCTCATCAGGGTGACAGTGAAGACACCCAAGGACAAGGAGGATTTCTCAGTTGTAGACACGTGCACCATCCGGCAGCTGAAGGAAGAGATATCACACCGCTTTAAGGCACATCCAAATCAGCTGGTCCTGATCTTTGCGGGAAAAATCCTCAAGGACCCCGACTCACTGGCACAGTGTGGAGTACGAGATGGCCTCACAGTTCACTTGGTCATCAAGATGCAGCGCCGGACCACAGGCACTGAGTGCCCAGCTTCACCAGTCTCTACTCCAGGCCCAAATCCTGGAGTACTCCATCAGTCAAGTTCTGTTTACCCTGTGGATGGGTCTCCTTCTTTCAACTTAGGTGTCCTCACAGGCCTCAGTGGGTTGGGTCTGACCTCAGGGAACTTCTCTGACCAGCCAGGCTCACTAATGTGGCAGCACATCTCAGTGTCTGAACTTGTGGCTCAGCTTGTTGATGACCCCTTCATCCAGGGTCTGCTGTCTAACACAGGCCTAGTGCGCCAGCTGGTTCTTGACAATCCTCATATGCAGCAGCTGATCCAGCAGAACCCCGAGATTGGTCATATTCTTAACAACCCTGAGATCATGCGGCAGACGATGGAGTTCCTACGTAATCCTTCCATGATGCAGGAGATGATGCGTAGCCAGGACCGTGCACTCAGTAACCTGGAGAGCATCCCTGGTGGCTACAATGTGCTCTGTACTATGTACACAGATATTATGGATCCCATGCTTAATGCAGTACAGGAACAGTTTGGTGGCAATCCTTTTGCTACTACTACTGctagtaccaccaccaccagcagccaaCCATCAAGGACAGAGAATTGTGACCCTCTTCCCAACCCATGGACTTCCACATATGGGGTCTCAGGTGGCAGACAAAGAAGACAACCTGGGGACCAGGATGCATCCGAGAGTAGAAGTAGGCTTCCAAGCTTTCTGGGTTACATAGGACTCTTTGATTATCTCCAGCAGTTACATGAGACCTCCCAGTCCCTGGGACCCTTTCTGCAGGGTACTGTGTCCACTCCGAGCCCAAGCCAGGAAGCACCACTATCAGGAAACAGAGTTCCTCCAACTTTACCCTCATCCCCAAAACCTGGGTCAGGTCAGCCTCTCCCCAAAGAGTCAGTAGCTATCAAGGGAAAGTCCTCCTGCCCAGCTTTCTTGAGACAGTCATCGGAGAACAGTACTGGACAAGGTAGAAGCCTACATGATGCAGGGAAGGGATCTACTGGCCCGAGCACCAGCCTGCCCAATCTTAACTCTCAGATAAGGGATTCTGCCAACAGGTCGCCATTTGTTCCTACACTATCTTCCCTTGTGGCAGTCACTGCTGGAGTCCCAGAATCTCCTTGGCTGCCTACAACAGGTTATCCAAGAACTCTGAGGCCAGCTGGCACAAATCAAGTCCCTTTAACACAGAATGAGATACACCAACAGCTACCACTACTGTTGCACCTTCAGGCAGCCATGGCAAATCCCCGCGTCATGCAAGCCTTGCTGCAGATTGAGCAGGGTCTGCAGATCCTGGCTACCGAAGCACCTCGTCTCCTACTTTGGTTCATGCCCTGCCTAACAGGGTTGAGTGGAGTGTCAGGAAGTACAGAATCTAGAGAAGGTGCTGTCATATCTGAGGATCCCCACACAGCCCCAGCTCCTCAGGTTTCCCAAGCACAGGGTTCTGCAGAGCTAGGCTTCCATTCCACTCCCTTCCTCCAGGTGTTGCAAGCCTTAGCTACTACCAATCCTCAACAGCTACAACTGGAGGCTCACTTCCGGGTGCAACTGGAGCAACTACGGGCTATGGGCTTTCTGAATCTTGAAGCCAATCTCCAGGCCCTCATTGCTACAGGGGGTGATGTAGATGCTGCTGTGGAGAAGCTGAGGAAGTCTTAG
- the LOC131901027 gene encoding ubiquilin-1-like translates to MARAREEAGDSQLVSGREPISRIIKVSVKTPQDCQEFLLAENSNVHRFKKQISKYLHCDADRLVLIFSGKILRDQDILSQRGILDGSTVHVVVRTRLKGSVCTGTLAGPTGHFTCHSEPSASDSAGVLARVGRLARTSPDRADFFSQLIQLLAMAPESVVQFLEDPLIQGLANEKQANGLHLPESSKTVQKREPALKFPETFQKSVRQPEVLQQHKQSLEALKAVPGGDNAMRPGCSDIQQIMLSTLALLVASKSHISGSDLCRGEAANAHCSSDPTTTIPATSAPARPLAQEVSTGGVTQVKGIVSSQASSGCRPGTLDLRVGSDLPSQESQQQVEKAPLTSQPGLSPSVLCRALNVLQQNPALLHQLATGSPLLHHMPLLPILTNPRALQALLQIEQGLQILSREVPELGPFLWDSAKPRGARGAPETRGRRQAHREDSTQHSLAFLQLFHSLASACSQSTQTALSSPLLTDSRYQQELEQLKALGFANHDANLQALIATDGDIHAAIERLLGAPQA, encoded by the coding sequence ATGGCACGGGCTAGAGAAGAAGCAGGGGACAGTCAGCTGGTATCTGGTAGGGAGCCAATCTCACGTATCATCAAAGTGTCTGTCAAGACCCCACAGGACTGCCAGGAGTTTTTGCTGGCAGAAAATAGCAACGTCCACCGCTTTAAGAAGCAAATCTCCAAATACCTTCACTGTGACGCTGACCGATTGGTGCTCATCTTCTCTGGGAAGATTCTCCGGGATCAAGACATACTGAGCCAGCGTGGCATCCTTGATGGCTCTACAGTCCACGTGGTAGTGAGGACTCGTTTGAAAGGGTCAGTCTGTACGGGAACTCTGGCAGGCCCCACAGGCCATTTTACCTGCCATTCAGAACCATCTGCCTCTGATAGTGCTGGGGTGCTAGCCAGAGTGGGCAGGCTGGCCCGAACCTCACCTGACCGAGCTGATTTCTTCAGCCAGCTTATCCAACTGTTGGCGATGGCACCAGAGTCGGTGGTGCAGTTCTTGGAAGACCCTCTGATTCAAGGACTGGCAAATGAGAAACAAGCCAACGGCCTGCATCTTCCTGAATCCTCAAAGACAGTACAGAAACGGGAGCCAGCTCTCAAGTTTCCGGAAACCTTTCAGAAGTCTGTGCGGCAACCGGAAGTCCTGCAACAACACAAGCAGAGTCTGGAGGCCCTGAAAGCAGTGCCAGGAGGTGACAATGCTATGCGTCCTGGCTGCTCTGATATCCAGCAGATCATGCTTTCCACTCTGGCCTTATTGGTGGCCTCTAAAAGCCACATTTCAGGCTCAGACCTGTGCAGAGGAGAAGCTGCCAATGCTCACTGTAGTTCTGACCCGACCACCACCATTCCAGCCACCTCTGCTCCAGCCAGGCCCTTGGCACAAGAGGTCAGTACAGGAGGAGTTACCCAGGTCAAGGGCATTGTTTCAAGTCAGGCCAGTTCGGGGTGTCGACCTGGTACACTAGATTTACGCGTAGGCTCAGATCTCCCCTCCCAAGAGAGCCAGCAGCAAGTGGAGAAAGCCCCTCTAACCAGTCAGCCAGGACTCTCACCCTCTGTTTTGTGCCGAGCCTTAAATGTCCTGCAGCAGAACCCAGCTCTGCTACACCAGCTGGCAACTGGCAGCCCCCTGCTACATCATATGCCACTTCTCCCCATCCTTACCAACCCGCGAGCACTGCAGGCATTGCTACAGATAGAACAAGGCCTACAGATACTGTCAAGGGAGGTGCCTGAGCTGGGACCATTCTTATGGGACTCAGCTAAACCACGTGGGGCTAGAGGAGCCCCAGAAACTAGGGGTAGAAGACAAGCCCATAGAGAAGATTCCACACAACACTCCCTGGCCTTTCTTCAGCTCTTCCATTCCTTGGCCAGCGCCTGTTCCCAGTCTACCCAAACTGCACTGTCCTCGCCCCTCCTCACTGACAGTCGCTACCAGCAAGAACTGGAGCAGCTGAAGGCCTTGGGTTTTGCTAACCACGATGCAAACCTGCAGGCCCTTATCGCCACGGATGGAGATATTCACGCTGCCATTGAGAGGCTTCTGGGGGCTCCACAGGCCTAG
- the LOC131901038 gene encoding olfactory receptor 52D1 encodes MSDSLPATLFLTGIPGLEFAHLWIAIPFCVMYLIALLGNAALILVIGTESALHAPMYLFLCLLSLTDLALSSTTVPKMLAILWLHANEISFGECLAQMFCVHSIYALESSVLLAMAFDRYVAICNPLRYTTILNHTVIGQIVFAGIVRSVAIVSPFIFLLKRLPYCGHHVMAHTYCEHMGIARLACANITVNIVYGLTVALLAMGLDSVLIAISYGFILRAVFRLPSRDAQHKALSTCGSHLGVILVFYIPAFFSFLTHRFGHNRVPKHVHIFLANLYVLVPPVLNPIIYGARTKEIRSRLVRLLHLGKDLV; translated from the coding sequence ATGAGTGACAGTCTTCCAGCCACCCTCTTCCTGACAGGGATCCCAGGGCTGGAGTTTGCCCACCTCTGGATTGCCATCCCTTTCTGTGTCATGTATCTGATAGCACTGCTTGGTAATGCTGCCCTCATCCTTGTCATTGGGACAGAGAGTGCTCTGCATGCTCCCATGtacctcttcctctgccttctctcaCTCACTGACCTGGCTCTCAGCTCTACCACTGTACCAAAAATGCTGGCCATTCTGTGGCTCCATGCTAATGAGATTTCCTTTGGTGAATGCCTAGCCCAGATGTTTTGTGTCCATTCTATCTATGCTCTAGAGTCCTCAGTCCTCCTTGCCATGGCCTTTGATCgatatgtggccatctgcaaccCACTAAGATACACAACCATTCTCAATCATACTGTCATAGGCCAAATTGTCTTTGCTGGGATAGTTCGAAGTGTGGCTATTGTGTCCCCCTTCATCTTTTTGCTGAAGCGACTGCCCTACTGTGGTCACCATGTCATGGCTCACACATACTGTGAGCATATGGGCATTGCTAGGCTTGCCTGTGCCAACATCACTGTCAACATTGTCTATGGGCTGACTGTGGCTCTGCTGGCCATGGGCCTGGATTCAGTCCTCATTGCCATCTCCTATGGCTTCATCCTCCGGGCTGTCTTTCGTCTTCCGTCCCGTGATGCTCAACACAAGGCTCTGAGTACCTGTGGCTCTCACCTTGGTGTCATTCTGGTTTTCTATAtacctgcttttttttccttcctcacgCACCGCTTTGGTCACAACCGAGTTCCCAAGCATGTGCACATCTTCCTGGCTAACCTCTATGTCCTGGTGCCTCCTGTGCTCAATCCCATTATCTATGGAGCAAGAACCAAGGAGATTCGGAGTCGGCTTGTAAGACTGCTTCACTTGGGGAAGGACTTGGTGTGA